In Brevibacillus brevis, a genomic segment contains:
- a CDS encoding FapA family protein, which translates to MEAIGNYRFEVKLSADKLEAVIILRAEEEDLDNILIRESDVYEELRKHRVTFGILDNVVQDLCTLPRKFVHAQVTVARGLPPVPGTDGSVEYPYLDSVREESGPKELEDGRVDFYNLTTIPNVVKGQLLARKIPAGQGQPGKSVTGEPIIPKAGRDVIIKPGKNVVQNQERTMIYAAIDGQVSFTDQDKLNVFPVFEVNGDVDFGVGNIDFVGTVVIRGNVLNGFRVKASGDIRVLGSVEGAELIAGGSIEIKSGIVAQDKGSIVAGHDVRTSFIQNANVTAGNQVIVSQSIMFSTVRAGKQILCKGAKGIIIGGVLQAGEKIAARVFGNTSATPTVLEVGVKPELRQELVQIQKELQQVYENLRKTDQGLSVMNQILQTSGELPPDKKMLQIKLTNTRLVLEKECKTLEARKKDVETELKGEGPAAIEAYHVMYPGIKMTFGKLVHFIKHEYARTRFVVLDGEISTATLI; encoded by the coding sequence ATGGAAGCGATCGGGAACTATCGATTCGAAGTGAAGCTGTCCGCAGACAAACTGGAAGCGGTGATCATTCTCCGTGCAGAGGAGGAGGATCTCGACAACATCTTGATCCGGGAAAGTGATGTATATGAAGAGCTTCGGAAACACCGGGTCACTTTCGGAATCCTGGACAACGTCGTTCAGGATTTGTGCACCTTGCCTCGCAAATTCGTTCATGCACAGGTCACCGTCGCCAGGGGCCTCCCTCCTGTGCCGGGTACGGATGGATCGGTAGAATACCCTTATCTTGATTCGGTGCGTGAGGAAAGCGGTCCCAAAGAACTGGAAGACGGTCGCGTCGACTTCTACAACCTCACAACGATCCCTAACGTCGTAAAGGGGCAGCTGTTGGCGCGCAAAATCCCAGCGGGGCAAGGTCAACCTGGCAAGTCCGTTACCGGAGAGCCCATCATTCCCAAAGCCGGCAGAGATGTCATCATCAAGCCTGGAAAAAACGTGGTGCAAAATCAGGAGCGAACCATGATTTATGCAGCCATTGACGGTCAGGTATCGTTCACAGACCAGGACAAGCTGAATGTCTTCCCTGTCTTTGAAGTGAACGGGGACGTGGACTTCGGCGTCGGCAACATCGACTTTGTGGGAACGGTGGTCATTCGCGGGAACGTATTAAATGGGTTTCGAGTAAAAGCATCGGGCGATATTCGCGTCTTGGGCAGTGTAGAAGGAGCGGAGCTGATCGCAGGTGGATCCATCGAAATCAAAAGCGGAATCGTGGCTCAAGACAAAGGGTCCATCGTCGCAGGCCATGACGTTCGCACATCCTTTATCCAAAATGCAAACGTGACAGCGGGAAATCAGGTAATCGTGTCGCAGAGCATCATGTTTTCGACGGTTCGGGCTGGCAAGCAAATCCTGTGCAAAGGTGCCAAAGGCATCATCATTGGCGGTGTATTGCAAGCGGGCGAGAAGATTGCCGCACGCGTATTCGGCAATACGAGCGCGACGCCGACGGTCCTCGAAGTGGGAGTGAAGCCGGAGCTTCGCCAGGAGCTGGTGCAAATCCAAAAGGAATTGCAGCAGGTGTATGAAAATTTGCGCAAAACGGATCAAGGTCTCAGTGTCATGAACCAGATTTTGCAAACGAGCGGGGAATTGCCTCCAGACAAAAAAATGCTCCAGATCAAACTCACGAATACCCGGCTTGTGCTGGAAAAGGAGTGCAAGACACTCGAGGCCCGGAAAAAAGATGTGGAGACCGAGTTAAAGGGAGAAGGGCCGGCTGCGATCGAGGCATACCACGTGATGTACCCCGGGATCAAGATGACGTTCGGGAAACTTGTGCATTTCATCAAGCACGAGTATGCGCGGACGCGTTTTGTCGTGCTTGACGGAGAAATCAGTACGGCCACCTTGATCTGA